The proteins below come from a single Pichia kudriavzevii chromosome 2, complete sequence genomic window:
- a CDS encoding uncharacterized protein (PKUD0B04460; Pfam Domains: SNARE(5.2e-08)), with protein sequence MYRVLDGEWDCLNTREFYTRDTAGQTMTGGKLEELADTLDELQDAVEDLLTLHGYSDGAGLERAGAHRQSEELLALVNETFHQLGACKDVVGGRSERRKIDVERYNSLLDRYAHLLEKLDSVAIKLSPYRPTETLRIGLDDVRADIDRGTSQQGAAKQPSKSVRFKNNIVESSPVVPFAPYRDAVHPNEELNRGSDVPYSDSLLDAVNEHLDLDSPTIDMSNKGVFIHNQRMFDRQDSQLDQLHTSVKQQRQISMAINDEVSDQFVLMDDLEHGLDASNSRMVHSNNKLLQYRQALKKRGDWICIFLLIFILLFLLIVVK encoded by the coding sequence ATGTATCGTGTACTTGATGGAGAATGGGATTGTTTAAATACGAGAGAGTTTTACACAAGAGACACTGCAGGACAGACCATGACAGGAGGGAAACTCGAAGAACTGGCGGACACTCTAGATGAGCTGCAGGATGCCGTTGAGGACCTCCTTACCTTGCACGGGTACTCCGACGGGGCTGGACTCGAGCGGGCAGGTGCACATAGACAGTCGGAGGAGCTACTTGCACTTGTGAATGAGACGTTCCACCAGTTGGGTGCATGCAAGGATGTTGTTGGTGGCCGATCTGAGAGGAGGAAGATAGACGTTGAGAGGTACAACTCCCTCCTCGATAGGTATGCACACCTGCTAGAGAAATTGGACAGTGTTGCTATAAAATTGAGCCCCTACAGGCCCACTGAAACGCTAAGGATCGGACTTGACGATGTTCGTGCAGACATTGACAGGGGAACGTCTCAACAAGGTGCTGCCAAACAGCCGTCCAAGTCAGTCAGGTTCAAGAACAACATTGTAGAGTCGTCACCGGTGGTGCCCTTTGCACCTTATAGAGATGCAGTTCACCCCAATGAGGAGCTCAACAGGGGAAGTGACGTTCCATATAGCGATTCTCTCCTTGACGCGGTCAACGAGCATCTAGACCTGGACTCCCCGACTATCGATATGTCCAATAAGGGGGTGTTTATTCATAACCAGCGGATGTTTGATCGACAGGATTCACAGCTGGATCAACTACATACCTCGGTAAAGCAGCAGCGTCAGATATCCATGGCCATAAATGACGAGGTATCGGATCAGTTTGTACTTATGGACGATCTCGAGCATGGCTTAGACGCCTCCAATAGTAGAATGGTGCATTCAAATAACAAACTGTTGCAATACCGACAGGCACTAAAGAAACGTGGAGATTGGATATGTATTTTCCTGCTTATCTTCatccttctctttctcttaATTGTTGTTAAGTGA
- a CDS encoding uncharacterized protein (PKUD0B04450; similar to Saccharomyces cerevisiae YFR040W (SAP155) and YGL229C (SAP4); ancestral locus Anc_3.547), which produces MSTIWPFFNHSFSNANINKILTEIEQDATKRLAQQTQNQNASKKNGDQQPCKQGNGTMTTTSSAVPITLPTSLLNNNNNNNNNNITTALNGQSVDINNSPIENNTPTASLSHHVAYSPNTTQFNITASQLLHSIQNSSPSPSPSPLANLTSTTTSTSKSLLDDELPNPLHRTISHIPSSTPSSTDKVKTGEKLPFSPSSHGPNSPPASASCSSSSSSSSSSFISSSATTNQIQNLHFTKSNINVSLFNQLLDQPNLVEEINAAKNQRLISYISQKDVVSTMFDYILFSIKLSKFTSIDEVPTPYLSHDIFVSTEDPAKSINNSTDDFMDSTSNNETDNENDTMQNNKLDGDEENDHNKEVRKDENMGNNHHNVDILHVALQRATVISEIMILPSSNIHQTLLSNFDIFTKLWRGFMNNEPHSYFKETKLVLSKDINSVNEDADITLNDDDDDSVFSENIDVKGTDAQKLAEMEESDNYSKLRDPHEVLMFNNFLKFVDDMALINMGSFMNFIRFEQEYYSLTDQFIRFIPYSQTVCDLLVRLISTDKRFNSNGLIDILLDQNLIIKLISTCKKYYLDHQVQDNVCNILNGIVGISSNIGFWEDNSGVNGDDQQDLNSNNPNIGPNDLTRQLVSPECVDEMLDIIINYGNYGLVTIVSVIIEVIRKNNSDYDEFDWISSVNFDDENKSLPNPRDPIYLGNLMKLFSINLDKIVKTYLTDDYYKRNETALRLESSIGQTIEPLGYERFKIMELVAELLHCSNMILMNKSVELDKLIHRRDMLRGDKKKEQLVSDAINELIIDDSHNVKNNRDATNKERGNNDSIPERENSIINSRYFETDSGLSIGNFFKFKLLQTHAIPLIALKLVKFPWNNFMHNVVFDLIQQIFNGRLANWDEDRAINQEETIYDDNLSLNKILIWSLFGEYSNYSNPEDPDDLFYYREYQCSNADYPGFFNLALFIVYCYHLSNRMYEKTNFRFGYMGHLTLIAEEIHKFQSYVENFGVTKNENAFGLRREEEDDIRPFYLKSSYYIFNELYESIFENKGDFKPWLEFVNVELREISSMYNKVLGNPNEVNDEAVDDGQLGLSSEQVISNMDIQEPPKAEGAIILDNGDNEEFRKGSGNSVKDSDGVEGVDENTN; this is translated from the coding sequence ATGTCTACCATATGGCCTTTTTTCAACCATTCCTTCTCCAATGCCAATATCAACAAGATATTGACGGAAATCGAACAAGATGCTACAAAACGACTAGCTCAACAAacccaaaatcaaaatgcctcaaagaaaaatggtgaCCAGCAACCTTGCAAACAGGGGAATGGCACCATGACCACTACATCCTCGGCCGTCCCCATCACTCTCCCCACCTCCTTgctcaacaacaacaacaacaacaacaacaacaatatcacCACCGCCTTGAATGGCCAATCGGTCGATATAAATAATAGCCCCATTGAAAACAATACTCCAACTGCTTCCCTCTCTCACCATGTTGCTTATTCTCCAAATACAACCCAGTTCAACATCACCGCCTCGCAGTTGTTACATTCAATCCAAAACAGCTCGCCGTCCCCATCGCCTTCCCCACTGGCTAATTTGACCTCAACAACTACTTCTACTTCAAAATCACTGTTAGATGACGAATTGCCCAACCCTCTCCATAGAACTATATCACATATTCCCTCCTCAACTCCTTCGTCAACTGATAAGGTAAAGACAGGGGAAAAGTTGCCATTTTCTCCATCCTCTCATGGTCCAAACTCCCCGCCTGCATCAGCGTCTTGttcgtcatcgtcatcgtcTTCGTCGTCATCTTTTATCTCATCTTCAGCAACAACTaaccaaattcaaaatttgcaTTTCACAAAGAGTAATATAAACGTCTCATTGTTTAACCAATTACTAGATCAGCCCAACttggttgaagaaataaatgCAGCTAAAAACCAAAGATTGATATCCTACATCTCTCAAAAGGACGTTGTAAGTACAATGtttgattatattttgtTCTCAATCAAATTGTCCAAATTTACCTCAATTGATGAGGTGCCAACTCCTTATTTATCCCACGATATATTTGTATCAACTGAAGACCCtgcaaaatcaatcaataatTCAACAGATGATTTTATGGACTCAACTTCCAATAATGAAACTGATAACGAAAATGATACCATGCAAAATAATAAACTAGAtggagatgaagaaaatgatcaTAATAAGGAGGTTCGTAAGGATGAAAATATGGGTAATAATCATCATAATGTGGATATTCTTCATGTAGCCTTACAAAGAGCCACTGTAATCTCTGAGATTATGATACTTCCCTCTTCCAATATCCATCAGACTTTACTAAGCAactttgatattttcactAAGTTATGGAGGGGATTTATGAATAATGAGCCACATTCCTATTTCAAGGAAACCAAATTGGTTCTTTCTAAAGATATAAACTCAGTGAATGAGGATGCAGATATCACTTTGAACGACGACGACGACGATTCTGTATTTAGTGAGAACATTGATGTCAAGGGGACCGATGCACAAAAATTGGCAGAAATGGAAGAGTCGGATAACTATTCCAAATTGAGAGACCCCCATGAAGTTCTGATGTTTAACAATTTCCTGAAATTTGTGGATGATATGGCATTGATCAACATGGGCTCGTTTATGAATTTCATCAGGTTCGAACAAGAATACTACAGTTTGACCGACCAGTTTATAAGATTCATCCCATATTCGCAAACGGTTTGTGATTTGTTGGTGAGACTGATTTCGACTGATAAGCGATTTAATTCGAATGGAttgattgatattttaCTTGATCAAAACCTGATTATTAAACTCATTAGTACCTGTAAGAAATATTACCTTGACCATCAAGTTCAAGACAATGTTTGTAACATCTTGAACGGTATTGTTGGTATCAGTTCCAATATTGGATTTTGGGAAGATAATTCCGGGGTGAATGGAGATGATCAACAAGATTTGAACAGCAATAATCCAAATATAGGACCTAACGATTTAACGAGGCAATTGGTGTCTCCAGAATGTGTCGACGAGATGCTAGAcattattatcaattaTGGGAATTATGGATTAGTGACTATTGTATCTGTGATTATTGAAGTCATTAGGAAGAACAACTCTGATTACGATGAATTCGATTGGATTTCTTCTGTCAATTTTGAcgatgaaaataaaagtttACCAAATCCAAGGGATCCGATATATCTTGGCAATTTGATGAAGCTTTTTTCCATAAATTTGGACAAAATTGTCAAAACCTATTTAACTGACGACTACTACAAAAGAAACGAAACAGCACTAAGACTAGAGAGCTCTATTGGTCAAACCATCGAGCCTCTTGGTTATGAGAGATTCAAAATCATGGAGCTAGTAGCCGAGTTACTACATTGCTCaaatatgattttgatgaacAAGTCTGTCGAGTTGGATAAATTGATCCATAGGAGGGACATGCTTAGGGGtgataaaaagaaagaacaaCTAGTCAGTGATGCTATCAATGAGTTAATTATTGACGATAGTCATAACGTGAAGAACAATAGAGATGCCACTAATAAAGAAAGAGGCAACAACGATAGTATACCGGAGAGAGAAAACTCAATTATAAATAGCCGCTATTTTGAAACAGACTCAGGTTTGtcaattggaaatttcttcaaattcaaactgTTACAAACCCATGCTATTCCTTTAATAGCACTCAAACTAGTGAAATTCCCTTGGAATAATTTCATGCACAAtgttgtatttgatttaattcaacaaattttcaatggGAGACTTGCCAACTGGGATGAAGACAGGGCTATTAATCAAGAGGAAACAATCTACGATGACAATCTCAGTTTGAacaagattttgatatGGTCGTTATTTGgagaatattcaaattattccAATCCTGAAGATCCCGATGATTTATTCTATTATAGAGAATACCAGTGTTCCAACGCGGATTATCCtggatttttcaacttggCACTGTTCATTGTATACTGTTACCATCTTTCTAATAGAATGTATGAAAAGACAAACTTTAGGTTCGGATATATGGGACACCTCACTTTGATTGCTGAGGAAATTCACAAATTTCAGAGTTAtgttgaaaactttggGGTTACCAAGAACGAAAATGCCTTTGGTTTGCGAAGagaggaggaagatgatatCAGACCATTTTATCTTAAAAGTAGCTACTACATTTTCAACGAATTATATGAGAGCATATTTGAGAACAAGGGAGATTTCAAGCCATGGTTGGAGTTTGTCAATGTTGAGCTACGTGAAATTAGTTCAATGTATAACAAAGTTTTAGGAAACCCGAACGAGGTGAATGATGAAGCAGTTGACGATGGGCAATTGGGTTTATCGTCGGAGCAAGTAATATCCAACATGGATATTCAGGAACCTCCAAAGGCCGAAGGGGCCATCATTTTAGACAACGGTGATAATGAGGAGTTCCGAAAAGGCAGTGGTAATTCTGTAAAGGATAGTGATGGTGTCGAAGGTGTGGATGAAAACACAAACTAG